TTCGGTGTGTTTGCTCAGGGCGAAGTTTCCCTGCAATTCATGAACGAGCAGGGGCAACGGGTTCATCCGCTTTCTGGTATGGCTTCCTGGCTTGTAGACCCCAGGACGGCTTTCTGCCTGGATTTTCAGCTACCGATAAACGAGTTGCCAGCCCACTCAATCGCCCAAGTCGTTCTTCATTTCACGGAAGCAGATAACATTTTTTCGGGTGACCTGAGCCATTCAGACCTTTAACTACCCGACGGATTTTCTTCGACAAGTGAAAAAGTGTGTCGTTAAATTGTCCATCTTTTTCCGAATTAATGCTATGGTTTATCGGGTATAAACTTGTGTTTTTTGCATATTCTTCGAGTTGATCTTTCTTCCGTAACCAACTGCTACGTATGCAAAAAAAATGGCTGAGCATCTTCATTTTTGCGCTCCTTATTGGATTCTTACTTGCCAACCGAGCGCTGGCTCAGAACAAACTTTCGCTGGCTGGTGAGTGGCAATTGCGCCTGGACCCGGACGATCTGGGCCTGCGCCAGCACTGGTGGCAGATGGATTATGCCGACCGGGTTACACTGCCCGGTTCACTTGCGGAAAACGGGAAAGGCAACGACGTGACCCTGCAAACGCCCTGGACGGGAGATATTTTCGACAGTACGTATTTTGTTTCGGATCGATACCAAAAATACCGGCAGGGCGCCATCAAAATCCCCTTCTGGCTCAAGCCCGTCAAGTATTACACCGGTCCCGCCTGGTACAAACGGCAGATTGACGTTCCCGCCGACTGGGCCAAGAAGCAAATCACGCTAAATCTGGAACGCTGCCACTGGGAGACCACGGTGTACGTCAACGGCCAGCTCTGCGGCACGCGCAACAGCCTGGTAGCTCCCCACCAGTTCGACCTCAGCAAAGCCCTGCGGCCGGGTCGGAACACCATCGTCGTTCGGGTGGACAACCGCTATAAAATGCACATTGGCCCCAACTCCCACAGCGTGGCGGACCATACGCAGACAAACTGGAACGGCCTGGTCGGTGACCTGTCGCTGATCGCCGAATCGCCCACCTATCTCGAAAATATCCAGGTTTATCCGAAGCTGGCGACCCAAGCCGTCGACGTAATGGTAGCGCTCCGGCAGCCCCGGGGGCAGACGTTTCAGGGGAAACTGGTCTTTCAGGCAAAACCCTTGCAGAACAACGCAGCGGCTTTACCCAGCCAGGAACAGCCGGTCCGTCTCGCCACCGAAGAATCCAGCGCCACGGCTACCTACGCCATTCCGAACCCGCAGTTGTGGGACGAGTTTACGCCCAATCGGTATCAGCTTCGGGTTCAACTGGTCAGCGACCAGGGGCAGGTGCTATCCGAAAAGACGGTGCCGTTCGGTATGCGCGAAATGGGCGTCAGCGGCTCCCGCCTGACCATTAACGGGCGACCTGTCTTTCTGCGGGGCGACGTCGATTGCGCGGCTTTTCCGTTGACGGGCTACCCGCCCACGACCGAACCCTACTGGGAAAAAATCATGAAAACGGCCAAAGCCTACGGCCTGAACCACCTGCGCTTCCACTCCTGGTGCCCACCCGAAGCGGCTTTCGACGTGGCCGATCGGCTGGGGCTGTACCTGTACGTGGAAAGTCCGCTCTGGGCAAACCAGAGCAGCGCCGTCGGGACCGGGGGCGTAATCGATGACTTCATCTACCGCGAGTCCGAGCGGATTCTGGCGACGTACGGCAACCACCCCTCGTTCTGCATGATGTCGTACGGCAACGAACCGGGCGGAGCGTTTCAATCGGATTTTCTGGGCCGTTGGGTCGAGCATTTTAAGCAGAAAGACGGTCGGCGGCTGTACACCAGCGGGGCAGGCTGGCCGATGCTGCCCGAAAACCAGTTCCACATTCATTCCGACGCCCGGATTCAGCAGTGGGGGCAGGGTGTCAAAAGCATCATCAATGCGAAGCCTCCCCAAACCGGTTACGACTGGCGGGAGATCATTCAAAAGGCGTCCGCGCCGTACATCAGCCACGAAATTGGCCAGTGGTGCGTCTACCCGAACTTCAAGGAAATGGCCAAATACACGGGCGTGGTGAAGCCGACCAATTTTGAGATTTTCAAGGAAACGCTCGAGGAAGCGGGCATGGGCGATCAGGCCGAAGCGTTTCTCCATTCATCGGGCCGGTTGCAGACGCTTTGTTACAAAGCCGACATTGAAGCGGCCCTGCGCACGCCCGGTTTTGCGGGTTTCCAACTGCTGGGCCTGCACGATTTTCCGGGGCAGGGCACGGCGCTAGTCGGGGCGCTGGACGTTTTCTGGGAATCGAAAGGCTACACAACGCCCGAAGAATACCGCACGTTCTGCAACAATACGGTGTTGCTGGCCCGACTGGACAAGCTGATTTTCGAAAACAACGAGACATTCAAGGCCGATCTGGAAATGGCCCATTTCGGACCGCGGGAGTTGACGAACCAGACCGTGGTCTGGCAGGTGCTGGATGCTGCGGGGAAAGTCAAACGAAGCGGGACGCTGCAAAAGGATCGGGTTGGGATTGACAATGGCCAAACCGTGGGCGCCATTCAAGTACCGCTGGCGGGCTTCAAAAAGCCGGAAATGCTCACGCTGAAAGTGGCCCTGAAAGGTACCGACATTACCAATGCCTGGAATTTTTGGGTCTATCCGGCGGGCGTCAATCCCGACGCGGCCAAAGGCAAGGTGATTATGACGCAATCCCTGACACCTGACGTGGTGAACCAGTTGCAGAACGGCGCGAACGTGCTGTTGCTGCCCTACGGCCACGTCCGGAAGGGCAAGGGGGCCGAAGTGGAAATTGGGTTTTCGAGCGTGTTCTGGAATACGTCCTGGACGAAAGGTCAGGCTCCGCACACGCTGGGACTGCTCTGCGATCCGGCGCACCCGCTGTTTGCCACCTTCCCGACCGAAGCCAGCAGCAATTATCAGTGGCAGGACTTGGTCAGCCATTCCCAGACCATTCTGCTCACCGATTTCCCGAAAACACTCCGGCCCCTAATTCAGCCGATTGATACCTGGTTTGAAAACCGTCGGTTATCCTTGGCTTTTGAAGGACGCGTCGGCAAAGGGAATCTGCTGGTTTGCAGCATCGATCTGGACAACGATCTGGCCCACCGGCCCGGAGCCCGCCAACTGAAACAGAGCATCCTGAACTACATGAACAGTAGCCGGTTCAAGCCGAGTCACAAGCTGTCGGTGGAGCAGATCAAACCGTTATTTCAACAGGAAACCTCACTGGTTATCCCAACCAAAAAAGACTAAGACACTTGACCCATCATTAGTTATGGCCTTGCAGGAAATTAACGTGTGGGAAGAATCGGTTACTATTCCCACCTACGGAGTCGGAGTTCCCGAAAAAAATCCGATGTTTCTCGAAAAACGGGTCTACCAGGGTAGCTCGGGCGTGGTGTATCCGAACGCTGTCATTGAGAAGATCGACGACCACAAGGAGGACCGGGCATATCAGGCGGTTTTCCTCGAAAATCAGTACCTGAAAATCATGGTTATGCCCCAGTTGGGCGGCCGGATTCAGATGGCGTTCGACAAGGTCAAAAATCGTCATTTTATCTATTATAATCAGGTCATCAAACCGGCGCTCGTGGGACTGACGGGGCCGTGGATTTCGGGCGGAATTGAGTTCAACTGGCCGCAGCACCACCGCCCCAGCACGTTCGAGCCGGTGGACTACACCACCGAGTCGCACCCCGACGGTTCCAAGACGGTGTGGGTCAGCGAAGTGGAGCGGATGTTCCAGACGAAGGGCATGGCGGGTTTCCGGCTGTACCCCGACAAGGCGTACCTGGAGATTCAGGGCGTACTTTACAACCGGACCCAGATGCCGCAGACATTTCTGTGGTGGGCCAACCCCGCCGTGAAGGTTAACGACCAGTATCAGTCCGTTTTTCCGCCGGATGTGTACGCCGTCTACGATCACGGAAAGCGGGACGTGTCCTCCTTCCCGATTGCCAAAGGCACCTACTACAAAGTGGATTATTCGCCCGGCACCGATATTTCCCGCTACGCTACCATTCCCGTGCCGACCTCCTACATGGCCGTGGCGTCGAAGTACGATTTCATGGGCGGTTACGAACACGACAGCCGGGGTGGTTTGCTGCACGTGGCCGATCACCATCTGTCGCCGGGCAAAAAGCAGTGGACCTGGGGCAACGGCGAATTTGGCTACGCCTGGGACCGCAACCTGACCGACGAAGACGGGCCGTACATTGAACTGATGACGGGCGTGTTTACCGATAATCAGCCGGATTTTTCGTGGATCATGCCCAATGAAGAACGGCAGTTTACGCAGTATTTCATGCCGTACAGCGAGATCGGGCTTGTGAAAAATGCCACCAAAGAAGCCGCCGTCAACCTGGAATGGGCTCCGGAGACCGTTCAGCTTTGGGTGTACGCCACCGCCGTGTACGCCGGGGCCACCGTCCGGCTGGCCCAACAGGAAGAAGTCGTTTTTGCGCAAACCGTTGATCTTTCGCCGGAACAACCGTTCCACCACGAAATCCGGCAATTCTTCGAAAACTCAACCCATTTGCGACTAAGCGTCGTGACGGCCGACGGCGTCGAACTGGTTGCTTACCAGCCGGATGCGGTGATCGAGCAGGCCATTCCGGAACCGGCCCTGGCGGCCAACGATCCGGCTGAGGTGGAAAACAACGAGCAGTTGTATTTGACGGGGCTACACATTGAGCAATACCGCCACGCGACCTACGTGGCCACCGATTACTACCGGGAAGCCCTCCGGCGCGATCCCGGCGACGTGCGCTGCAACAACGCGATGGGGCTGTGGCTGCTCCGACGCGGGCAGATCGCCGGAGCCGAGCCGTATTTCCGGCGCGCCATTCAGACGCTGACGCAGCGTAACCCCAACCCGTACGACGGCGAACCGTATTACAATCTCGGGCTTTGTCTGCAACTGCTGGGCCGCTACGACGAAGCGTACGATGCCTTTTACAAGGCCACCTGGAATGCGGCCTGGCAGGACACCAGTTTCCTCGAACTGGCCCGGATTGCCACCCGCCGGAAAACGGACGCCCAGGCGCTGAAGCTGGTGGAACAGTCGCTGATTCGCAACTGGCACGGGCATTCGGCGCGGCATCTGAAAGTGGCCCTGCTGCGCAAAACTGGTCGGACGGAAGAAGCCCGGCGGCTCATCGACGACACGCTGGCTATTGATCGGTTTCATTTTGGTTGCCTGTTCGAAAAAGCACTCCTGGAGCAGCCGGATGACCCGTCGAAAGCCGCCCAAACGCGCCGGGAGATGAATACGCTGATGCGGCATTACGTCCATAATTATCTGGCCTACGCGCTGGATTACAGCCGCGCCGGACTGTACGACGAAGCCATTGCCCTGCTGTCGGAATTGCAGTCGTCCGGTCAACCGGTTTACCCGATGGTGTACTATTTCTTGGCTTATTTTCACCACCAGCTGGGCCAGGCCGAAAAGGTAGGAGAATACCTGGAAAAAGCGACGACCGCCAGCCCGAACTTCGTATTTCCCAACCGGCTGGAAGAGCTCATCGTATTGCAGTGGGCGACTTTGCAAACGGTTCAGGATCAATCGGTCAATCACGCCAACACCTGGTATTTTCTGGGTAACTTCTGGTACGCCAACCGCCAGTACGATGAAGCGATTGATGCCTGGGAGCGTTCGGTCGAGTTGAACGATGCTTTCCCGACGGTGCTCCGGAATCTGTCGCTGGCCTACTACAACAAACGGCACGAGTCCGAGCAGGCGCGGACGGCCATGGAGCGGGCGTTTGCGCTGGACCCCACGGATGCGCGGGTGCTGATGGAACTGGATCAGTTGTATAAAAAGCTGAACCACCCGCCCGCCGAGCGCCTGACTCTGTTGGAAAAACACCTCTCCGCAACGGAGCAGCGCGACGATCTGTACCTGGAGCGGATCACACTCTACAACCAGCTGGGCGACTACCTCAAAGCCCGCCAACTGATGGCGGTCCGGCAGTTTCACCCCTGGGAGGGGGGCGAAGGCAAGGTGGTGGGCCAGTACCTGATCAGTCACCTCGAACTGGCCAAACAGGCGCTGCAAAACGCCGATTACGCCAAAGCGCTCGCCCTGCTGGAAGCCGCCGAAAGCTATCCCCCCAATCTGGGTGAAGGCAAGTTGTACGGCGTGCATGAACCCGACATTTTCTATCTGAAAGGACTGGCCTACGAAGGACTGGGTGATCCTGACACCGCGCGGGCCTATTTTGAACGGGCGTCGGTAGGGCTGGAAGCGCCGGTACAGGCCATCTTTTACAACGACCAGCAGCCGGACAAACTGTTTTATCAGGGACTGGCCCGCAAAAAACTGGGTCAGCACGAACGGGCGGAATTGCTCTTCAACCGGTTAGTTGAGTACGGCCAGAAGCACCGCGACGACGCGATCAAGATCGACTATTTTGCCGTTTCGCTGCCCGACCTGCTGGTCTTCGACGCCGACCTGAACGAGCGCAACCGCATCCACTGCGATTACCTGATGGGGCTGGGCTACCTGGGGCTGGGCAACGGACACACGCAGCAGGCCATCGAGTGTTTTGATCAGGTGCTGGCGCTGGATGTGAACCACCAGGGCGCTGCGCTGCATAAGAAAATGGTCCATTTTCTGGCCCTTCCCGAAGTGGCGGATTAAGCTTTCCGGCGTTGCCGGAAGTCGCGGGGGGAGACGCCCATAACGTGCGAAAATACCCGGCTGAAATGGTAGGGGTCGCTGTAGCCAATCTGGTAAGCCACTTCCTTGATGCGGTAGCGGGTGTTTTCGAGCAGGCGGCAGGCTTCCTGAATCTTTAGAAAAGTAAAAAAGTTGATGGGAGCGCTTTGAACCTTAGTCCGGAAAACCGCCGAGTAATGCGAAGCCGACATACCCGCCACCTGCGCCAGTTCTTCCAGACTCAGCGACTTGCTCAGGTTTTCCTTCATAAACGTGATGGTTCGGCTGATGGGGTCACTCTCCGGTTGGGTCAGGGGGTTGGGGTTGTAAACGGCATTGTTGAATGTCGCCAGAAAGCGCGATAAACTGCTGTTGGCGTAGATGACATTGTCCAGATTGAACGACATCTCCACATGCGCCAGAATATCGTCAAACAATTGAAAACGCTCAGGCTGGGGAGAAACCGTAACCGGAGAGAAATCGTGTCCCGGACCATCGTGCCCCGGACTATCGTGTCCCGGCCTTAAAAAGTCCAGAAAGTGATGCGAACGCGAACCCGTAAAATGGAGCCAGTAAATCGTCCAGGGATTCTGGGCGTCGGTGCCGTACCGGTGGGCCTGATCGGCGGGCAGAATAAACATCTGGTTCGGCTTGACGCTGTAGCGCTGGTCGTTGAGAAAATACCATCCTTCGCCCTGAATGCAGTAGATCAGAATGTGCTGAGGGCTGCCTTTTCGGCGTTCCCGGTCGTGAAAAGCCGCTTTCGGATAATAACCAATATCGGTGATGTATAACGACTCACAAAGAGGATGAACGGCAATTTGCTTTTTCAGTTCCCCCGGAAGTGCGTAACTGCGTTGTCCGGCAAAGCCTTCTTTCTTTTTGAGCATATCATAGTATTATCTAGGTACGGGGTAGGTAGTCACTTGTAAAAATACGTGAACCATCCCATTTTATTTCAATTTGTTTTGCAGCCCTGGTTTTTAATTCCTACCCTAATCATCATGACCAAAAGCGGACTTAATACAAATTACATATTCGGTATTGCCTTTATTTCGGCCCTGGGCGGTTACCTGTTCGGCTTCGATTTCGCTGTCATCTCGGGAGCATTGCCTTTTCTGCGCACCAACTTTGGCCTGACCGCCTGGTGGGAAGGTTTCCTGACCGGTTCGCTGGCGCTGGGTTGCATGGTGGGCTGCCTGTTGGCGGGTAACCTGGCCGACCGGTACGGCCGGAAGCCGGGGTTAACGATCGCGGCCCTGATCTTTGCGCTTTCTTCGCTCGGTATGGCCTTTTCCGGAACGCTATCGGTCTTCATTGCCATGCGGTTTGTTGCTGGCATTGGCGTCGGCATGGCGTCAACGCTGAGTCCCTTGTACATCGCCGAAATCTCGCCCGCCGAAGTCCGGGGGCGCAACGTGTCGATTAACCAGTTGACAATCGTTATCGGGATTCTGGTCACAAATTTGGTCAACTACAGCCTGGCCGACAGCGGCCCCGACGCCTGGCGCTGGATGTTCGGGCTGGGCGCGGTGCCCTCACTTGGCTTTCTGGTGGGCGTGTTCTGGCTTCCGGAAAGTCCCCGCTGGCTGGTGCAGACGGGCCGCGTGGGCGAGGGCGAAACCATTCTGCGCCGGATTGGTGGCGAAGCGTTTGTCCAGCAGACCGTTACGGCCATCAACCGGACTAAAGAAACTTCGGACAAAGCCTCGTACGCGATGCTGTGGGAAAAGAGCGTCCGCCCGGCGGTTTTTGTGGGCATGGGGCTGGCGGTGCTGCAACAGTTGTGCGGCATCAACGTGGTCTTCAATTACACCTCAACGATTTTTGAAACTGTCGGGGCCAACCTGGACCGTCAACTTTTTGAAACCGTTGCGATTGGTATTGTCAACCTGGTGTTTACGCTGGTGGCGATGTGGCAGGTGGATAAACTGGGCCGCAAACCGCTGATGCTCATCGGCACGCTCGGCCTGGCGGTGCTGTACGTCGTGATTGCGACGCTGCTGAAAACCGGCGCGTCGTCGGGGTTGCTGTCGGTGTTTGTGCTGCTGGCCATCAGTGTCTATGCTACGTCGCTGGCGCCCATTACCTGGGTGCTGATCTCCGAAATTTTCCCGAACCGCGTTCGGGGGCTGGCGTTGTCCGTGGCGGTATTGGCGCTGTGGGGCTCCTACTTCGTGCTGGTCTTCACATTTCCGATTCTTGCCGAGTGGCTGGGCACCTACGGCCCGTTCTGGCTCTACGCCCTGATCTGCCTGCTGGGCTTCTGGTTTGTCCGGAACAAGGTTCAGGAAACGAAAGGAAGAACGCTGGAAGAATTAGAGGGGACATTTGTCGGCCACTGAACCGTAAGATTGTCCATCTTAATCAAAATTACTTCCATTGCTTTACCAAAAACTGCTCCTAATCTTTGTGTTTTTGGAATTAAGCAAATAATGATTTGGATTTTACCACGCCAACTAGCTATTTTAATTTCTGATCTCTAACTCTTAACTAAACCCTAAGCCCTTTTTATGCATTCCTATCTACGGTGTCTGCAAACGACCTTCGTGTTCGTTTGCTTTGCGCTCATTACCTACGCTCAGAGTCCGATCAGGGGCCGGGTTACGGATGAGCGAAACGAAGGAATACCCGGCGCGACGATTACCATCAAAGGGACCACCCGGGGCACAACAACCGACGCAGCGGGTGCGTTCCAGATCAACGCCAGTCCCAACGAAACGCTGGTATTCAGCTACGTAGGCTACGCAACTCAGGAGGTTGTTGCCGGGAGCCAGACCAACCTGACCGTCCGGATGGCGACCGATAACCGCAGTCTGGAAGAGGTGGTCGTGGTGGGCTACGGTACAGTTCGGAAAAGCGACCTGACCGGCTCAGTGTCCACCATTAAAGCCGATGCCATCAAGGAAATGCCCGTTGTGTCGGTCGATCAGGCCATTCAGTCGCGGGCACCGGGTGTGCAGGTGACCCAAAGTTCGGCGGCACCGGGTGGGGGGATTTCCATTCGGGTGCGGGGCGCCAATTCCATCAACAGCGGGAGTGAGCCGCTGTACGTCATCGACGGCTTTCCGATGTACCCCGACAACGGTGCGCTGGGAACGTCGGGCAACCGGCAGGCCAGCAACGCGATGGCCACCATTAACCCCAACGAAATTGAATCCATCGAAATCCTGAAAGATGCCTCAGCCACCTCCATCTACGGGTCGCGTGGTGCCAACGGCGTAGTGCTGATTACGACCAAACGCGGGAAAGAAGGTGCCAGCCGGGTCGATTACGAAGGTTCGTATTCCATTCAGCAGATTGCCCGGCCCATTGAGGTGCTGAACGGGGCCGATTACGCCCGGTACCTGAACATTCTGGAGCGCAGCCAGGGTGGCAGTCCGCGGTTTACCGATGCGCAGATCAACCAGATTGGCGAAGGCACCAACTGGCTGGACGCCATCACCCGGACCGGCGCGCTGTCGAATCACCAGCTTTCGTTCACGGGTGGCACTAAGGGAATGCGGTATGCTTTTGTGGGCAACTACCTGAGCAATCCGGGAATTGTTAAGAATACGTTTTTCAAACGGTACGGCTTCCGCCTGAATCTGGACAACGACTTTCTGAACGGCCGGGCTACCCTGAGCAACAGCTGGTCGTATAACCGCACGGGAAGCAGCAACGTCGCCACCGACCGGGGCGGTCCGGG
This Larkinella insperata DNA region includes the following protein-coding sequences:
- a CDS encoding glycoside hydrolase family 2 protein, yielding MQKKWLSIFIFALLIGFLLANRALAQNKLSLAGEWQLRLDPDDLGLRQHWWQMDYADRVTLPGSLAENGKGNDVTLQTPWTGDIFDSTYFVSDRYQKYRQGAIKIPFWLKPVKYYTGPAWYKRQIDVPADWAKKQITLNLERCHWETTVYVNGQLCGTRNSLVAPHQFDLSKALRPGRNTIVVRVDNRYKMHIGPNSHSVADHTQTNWNGLVGDLSLIAESPTYLENIQVYPKLATQAVDVMVALRQPRGQTFQGKLVFQAKPLQNNAAALPSQEQPVRLATEESSATATYAIPNPQLWDEFTPNRYQLRVQLVSDQGQVLSEKTVPFGMREMGVSGSRLTINGRPVFLRGDVDCAAFPLTGYPPTTEPYWEKIMKTAKAYGLNHLRFHSWCPPEAAFDVADRLGLYLYVESPLWANQSSAVGTGGVIDDFIYRESERILATYGNHPSFCMMSYGNEPGGAFQSDFLGRWVEHFKQKDGRRLYTSGAGWPMLPENQFHIHSDARIQQWGQGVKSIINAKPPQTGYDWREIIQKASAPYISHEIGQWCVYPNFKEMAKYTGVVKPTNFEIFKETLEEAGMGDQAEAFLHSSGRLQTLCYKADIEAALRTPGFAGFQLLGLHDFPGQGTALVGALDVFWESKGYTTPEEYRTFCNNTVLLARLDKLIFENNETFKADLEMAHFGPRELTNQTVVWQVLDAAGKVKRSGTLQKDRVGIDNGQTVGAIQVPLAGFKKPEMLTLKVALKGTDITNAWNFWVYPAGVNPDAAKGKVIMTQSLTPDVVNQLQNGANVLLLPYGHVRKGKGAEVEIGFSSVFWNTSWTKGQAPHTLGLLCDPAHPLFATFPTEASSNYQWQDLVSHSQTILLTDFPKTLRPLIQPIDTWFENRRLSLAFEGRVGKGNLLVCSIDLDNDLAHRPGARQLKQSILNYMNSSRFKPSHKLSVEQIKPLFQQETSLVIPTKKD
- a CDS encoding DUF5107 domain-containing protein; this encodes MALQEINVWEESVTIPTYGVGVPEKNPMFLEKRVYQGSSGVVYPNAVIEKIDDHKEDRAYQAVFLENQYLKIMVMPQLGGRIQMAFDKVKNRHFIYYNQVIKPALVGLTGPWISGGIEFNWPQHHRPSTFEPVDYTTESHPDGSKTVWVSEVERMFQTKGMAGFRLYPDKAYLEIQGVLYNRTQMPQTFLWWANPAVKVNDQYQSVFPPDVYAVYDHGKRDVSSFPIAKGTYYKVDYSPGTDISRYATIPVPTSYMAVASKYDFMGGYEHDSRGGLLHVADHHLSPGKKQWTWGNGEFGYAWDRNLTDEDGPYIELMTGVFTDNQPDFSWIMPNEERQFTQYFMPYSEIGLVKNATKEAAVNLEWAPETVQLWVYATAVYAGATVRLAQQEEVVFAQTVDLSPEQPFHHEIRQFFENSTHLRLSVVTADGVELVAYQPDAVIEQAIPEPALAANDPAEVENNEQLYLTGLHIEQYRHATYVATDYYREALRRDPGDVRCNNAMGLWLLRRGQIAGAEPYFRRAIQTLTQRNPNPYDGEPYYNLGLCLQLLGRYDEAYDAFYKATWNAAWQDTSFLELARIATRRKTDAQALKLVEQSLIRNWHGHSARHLKVALLRKTGRTEEARRLIDDTLAIDRFHFGCLFEKALLEQPDDPSKAAQTRREMNTLMRHYVHNYLAYALDYSRAGLYDEAIALLSELQSSGQPVYPMVYYFLAYFHHQLGQAEKVGEYLEKATTASPNFVFPNRLEELIVLQWATLQTVQDQSVNHANTWYFLGNFWYANRQYDEAIDAWERSVELNDAFPTVLRNLSLAYYNKRHESEQARTAMERAFALDPTDARVLMELDQLYKKLNHPPAERLTLLEKHLSATEQRDDLYLERITLYNQLGDYLKARQLMAVRQFHPWEGGEGKVVGQYLISHLELAKQALQNADYAKALALLEAAESYPPNLGEGKLYGVHEPDIFYLKGLAYEGLGDPDTARAYFERASVGLEAPVQAIFYNDQQPDKLFYQGLARKKLGQHERAELLFNRLVEYGQKHRDDAIKIDYFAVSLPDLLVFDADLNERNRIHCDYLMGLGYLGLGNGHTQQAIECFDQVLALDVNHQGAALHKKMVHFLALPEVAD
- a CDS encoding AraC family transcriptional regulator; amino-acid sequence: MLKKKEGFAGQRSYALPGELKKQIAVHPLCESLYITDIGYYPKAAFHDRERRKGSPQHILIYCIQGEGWYFLNDQRYSVKPNQMFILPADQAHRYGTDAQNPWTIYWLHFTGSRSHHFLDFLRPGHDSPGHDGPGHDFSPVTVSPQPERFQLFDDILAHVEMSFNLDNVIYANSSLSRFLATFNNAVYNPNPLTQPESDPISRTITFMKENLSKSLSLEELAQVAGMSASHYSAVFRTKVQSAPINFFTFLKIQEACRLLENTRYRIKEVAYQIGYSDPYHFSRVFSHVMGVSPRDFRQRRKA
- a CDS encoding sugar porter family MFS transporter, whose protein sequence is MTKSGLNTNYIFGIAFISALGGYLFGFDFAVISGALPFLRTNFGLTAWWEGFLTGSLALGCMVGCLLAGNLADRYGRKPGLTIAALIFALSSLGMAFSGTLSVFIAMRFVAGIGVGMASTLSPLYIAEISPAEVRGRNVSINQLTIVIGILVTNLVNYSLADSGPDAWRWMFGLGAVPSLGFLVGVFWLPESPRWLVQTGRVGEGETILRRIGGEAFVQQTVTAINRTKETSDKASYAMLWEKSVRPAVFVGMGLAVLQQLCGINVVFNYTSTIFETVGANLDRQLFETVAIGIVNLVFTLVAMWQVDKLGRKPLMLIGTLGLAVLYVVIATLLKTGASSGLLSVFVLLAISVYATSLAPITWVLISEIFPNRVRGLALSVAVLALWGSYFVLVFTFPILAEWLGTYGPFWLYALICLLGFWFVRNKVQETKGRTLEELEGTFVGH